From the Halobacteriovorax sp. GB3 genome, the window AAGTTAAGACGAAGGAACGGGATAAATTACTGAATGCTCTTGAAAAGGATAATGAGAAAAACTCCAATCTAATTATTCAGTTTGAAGATCTTAATGAACAAAAGAAAAATCATAGCGCATATTTTGAAGCAAATAAAAAAGAAGATCTTTTAAAACATGAATTTTCTTTAAAAGAAAAGAAGTCTATTTTTGAAAAAGTGAATCTCCTTAATAAAGAGATACAAAATAAAAATGATCAACTTGCAAAAAATAAAAATGAAACGCTCTTACAAAAAGAATGTGTTGATAAGGCGACGAAACTTTTAAAAGAGTTACAACTTAAATGGCATAGAGCTCAAGCGTCACTTTTAGCAAAAGATTTAGAAGAGAACACTCCTTGTCCTGTATGTGGTTCTAAAGATCATCCTGCACCAGCAATTATCGAAGAGCAAGTTCCTAGTGAAAGTGAGATGCAGGAGTGTGAGCGCATATTACAAAAAGAGCTTGCAAATCTAGCTCGCTTGGAAACTCAGGCGAGTGTTCTTAGAAGTGAGATTGAAGGGCTTTCAAATGAAAGGAAAGCTCAGCAAGATCTTCTTGGCGCACTTAGTATAGAAGAATATCAAGAACAAATGAACGATATTAAAAGTCGACTCACTGAATTTGATGAATTTGAGATAAAATCCAAGAAACTGCAAAGTGATTTAGAGGCTCTTTCTCTTAAAAAAGAAGCGCTACAAAAAGAAAGAGAAACGATTGTTATTAAAGAATCAAAATTAGCAAGTGAAATTGAATTATTGAATAAAGGAATAGATGACAAGAAGGAAAAAATTCCAAGCGAATACGATGGACTTGAATCTATTAAAGAGAAGGGATTAGAAGTTAAGTCCTTACTTGATCGAAAGAAGAATGATCTTATTCATTTAGAAAAAGAGGCCCAGGAAATCAATGTGAACTATGCTAAAGCTCTTGAAAATCGCACATTGCGCGAGCAAGAGTTACAAAAAACTAGAGCACAATTGAAAGAAGCAAAAGAGACTTGGCTTTCGAAATTTTCAAAGAGTACTTTTGAAAGTGAAAATCACTTTAGTGAAACATTAAATAAGAAATCGATGCTAGAACAGCTAAGATCTGATGTTCAGTCCTATAAGACACAATTAAAGCTTTTAGAATCGAGTAAGGTTCGTCTAGAAGAAGAGATCAAGGGGAAAGAAAAACCTGATCTAGGTTCTCTCGAAGCTAAACTTTCTGCTTTAGAAGAGGCGAGTATTAAGAGCTTTGATTTATGGAGTGAAACGAAACGACGTTTTGACTCTTTGACTGATGGCCTTAAGAAGTTAGAAGGAAATTTAAAGACACTTGATAGTTTAGAGCATGAGTATAAAGTAATTGGAACTTTAGCTGATGTTGCTAATGGGAGGGTGGGAAATAAGATTTCTCTCCAACGATTTGTTCTATCTGTTCTCTTAGATGATGTCCTTCTTGAGGGATCACATCGCTTAAAGCTCATGAGTAAGGGGCGTTATGAACTTATTCGTAAACTTGATCGAGCTAAAGGAAATAAGGCCTCTGGGCTAGAAATTGAAATTAATGATATGCATACCGGTAGGATGCGATCGGTATCAACTCTCTCTGGTGGGGAGAGTTTTATGGCCGCCTTGGCCTTGGCCTTAGGACTTTCCGATGTCGTGCAAGCTTACTCTGGTGGAATAAAGCTAGATACTCTTTTCATTGATGAAGGTTTTGGCTCGCTCGACCCTGAGTCTTTAGACTTGGCCTTAAGAACATTAATTGATCTTCAATCAAGTGGACGTATGATTGGTCTAATCTCTCACGTTGAAAGTCTCAAGGAACAAATGTCCAAGAGAATTGATGTAAAAGCAAGTAAAGAAGGAAGCCAGGTAGAGGTTGTTAGCTTTTAATCTTCACTCTTGTGTGATCCATCACAAAAGGGAGCATTCATCGTTTTTTTGCACATGCAAAGACTGAAGCTCCCAGATTTCTGTGCTACGAATTTTATCGGTGAAAAGTCTGTCCCCTTATGTGAGCCATCACAGAATGGCTGCTTCTTTGAGAGCTTACATTTACACCAAAAGTAGGTTTTCCCTTCTTCTAATTCGACTGTTATTGGTCGTGAAAAATTGTCTTCTTTCATGAGGGCCTCCTCATCTAATTATGCGCCTCTTTGCTTGTGAATATGGCCTAATTCTAGCTTTTGAAGTACTGTTGTGTCGTGATTTCAGATGTTTAGATCGCGGTGATTTGGGAACACTTTTCAAATTTAGTGACAGAAGTTCAGGATTTCGATAGATAAGCATTACTAAGGAGCTTATATGAGAATCATTCTACCAACAATTCTTACTTTATTATCCTTTTCTGCATTTGCAGCATCTACAACAGTGCGCCCATTTGAAATTGAGTTCGTTGTTCAAAAAGATCTCGATGTTCAAGGTTCTGTGAAGATGTCTTGTCGCTATGAAAAAATTGTTTTTAGTGATTCTTCGGAATATGAAGCGACATATGAAGATCATTCATTGAAT encodes:
- a CDS encoding CDGSH iron-sulfur domain-containing protein, yielding MKEDNFSRPITVELEEGKTYFWCKCKLSKKQPFCDGSHKGTDFSPIKFVAQKSGSFSLCMCKKTMNAPFCDGSHKSED
- a CDS encoding SMC family ATPase; this translates as MRPIQLEMCAFGPFKDTQIVNFQKLGENPLFLINGQTGSGKTTILDAICFALYGSATGVERDVREMRCHLSDPKVETYVNLTFTLGQTTYLVERKPEQEVQKKRGDGFTKKSSDAALYEIGREKKLIANRTKEVSQFIEDLTGLSVVQFRQVMVLPQGKFRELLIADSKDREQIFSKLFQTYFYSKIEKDLDFKAKDIRVKRKEFENKIVGSLETLSVENLDELQKLTKDLAPELEILFKEKEKQKDEFKQCEKDYQSALALDKNITDLSKTEIELKNLQLKKETITQDQATIKEIEQALELSSDYTSYINLENKSSKDLLLFEEISHLFGELAVKKEEFSKQYDNKELLEKEVEALSAKRETLARYYELQLSIIKESNEVEVKTKERDKLLNALEKDNEKNSNLIIQFEDLNEQKKNHSAYFEANKKEDLLKHEFSLKEKKSIFEKVNLLNKEIQNKNDQLAKNKNETLLQKECVDKATKLLKELQLKWHRAQASLLAKDLEENTPCPVCGSKDHPAPAIIEEQVPSESEMQECERILQKELANLARLETQASVLRSEIEGLSNERKAQQDLLGALSIEEYQEQMNDIKSRLTEFDEFEIKSKKLQSDLEALSLKKEALQKERETIVIKESKLASEIELLNKGIDDKKEKIPSEYDGLESIKEKGLEVKSLLDRKKNDLIHLEKEAQEINVNYAKALENRTLREQELQKTRAQLKEAKETWLSKFSKSTFESENHFSETLNKKSMLEQLRSDVQSYKTQLKLLESSKVRLEEEIKGKEKPDLGSLEAKLSALEEASIKSFDLWSETKRRFDSLTDGLKKLEGNLKTLDSLEHEYKVIGTLADVANGRVGNKISLQRFVLSVLLDDVLLEGSHRLKLMSKGRYELIRKLDRAKGNKASGLEIEINDMHTGRMRSVSTLSGGESFMAALALALGLSDVVQAYSGGIKLDTLFIDEGFGSLDPESLDLALRTLIDLQSSGRMIGLISHVESLKEQMSKRIDVKASKEGSQVEVVSF